The stretch of DNA GTTTGCTACGGGAAGGATCAGCATCTGAAATAGTATAATTGAGGGCTAGTGCATTGCTGTGTCGTGGTACAAGGTAATGCTCCCAGTTTTAAATGAGCTCTTGGCAGCCCTGATCAGATCCTGGTGTCACAGGAAGATTACCTGTAGCGTCGGAGAGCCACGTCTTCTTGGGAAGGCTGCCTGTGTTTCACGCTGGCAGCAGCGATCATGTCTCGGATCTTCTGCAAACAGTCAGACAGATTGCGCATCTGGTACCGGCTCACTTCCGAGGTGACGATCAGCTCCCCACTTCTGTTTATTCGGTTTGTATGCtgagatgcaaaataaatcaataaaaacataactaaCAGGGTTTTAACAGCCAGTTCTGAGGCCTGACCTATTACATGTAGTGCTCAAAACAGTAGAACATATTAAAGTCcctgatatttatttacttaaaaaaaaaagtatacacacCTCCTCAATTTTGTAAATGTCCCAGTGTCACGCAGCTGTGTACTATGTCACGCTGCTATCCCCTGATGTATGCAATTCatggtatttttttgtaagtaaaactaaggctacgattttgtcacagaggtcatGGAAATcctgaaaatcgtgaatttgaatgtAGTCTTGGACGCCTGAAAATGGATGTGAAACACATTTGATGaggcgcttcctttatttcctttaaaaaatgcactgaaaatacTAATCTGCGAgtgtctgtaaattgtttggttgtgtattcacgcagcatttatgtgtagctgtgtaggtcagcgaatgagataacTGAGAGAGCAAGTATGTAAATGGGTGacagctaaaagaaaaacaattgtgagagctgttttctgtaaagaaagaACAACAATGCATCGGAGAACAGAAGTTTTCCAACTTAGGGGCTCTTTTTACAACATTCTATTTCCGAATCGTGGAAAACTCGAAATCCTGGttcactctaaagtaacatttaaacttgccagcagtcaaaagcaagtctttatattattggttctggtgtactatttaaatgctcttgtgtatgttgatgtagctaaacctacatttggacaactttccgtgaattcttgtttttttgccgcaccttgccagtaaaatgaactaaaaagtactgcatcaaaatcatagccttataacaaactaattaggccaatgtctgattttattcatgttttcatcgtatagcacagattcatagaggtgtttcttgttaagctttcatttcagttacaagttacaatatttaccctttacacaccagctgttagttaactttcacatttcttcaatgttattagcagtcagctccagtgaatatgtaatcttagtattgatgttacctgagaaataatcttttgtcgcacatcttcaggaatccaatcagctgtttgtatgtggaaccggacttcagcttgtgtgtttactagaacaaaatgtgaaaaatgtactagaacacaacagtagctgactctctataacctgtgatgttgttgcctgtctagttaactctgtggagaatgcttccccacaacagtgctcctgatcaccgtgtacattaaacatgcttgtgaatattttaacaaagacttccatttccatacctttattaacattctggcctccagggccactgcttcgacagtaggtaatggtgaggcgatctacacaaaaacaaaaggtgcacgtcagtaaacatgcttcacaataacatgctttataaaaagtagtaattcaatgcaacactattatgtcatagcagtgaaggatgggggattgtgatacagtctgaacgaagacaagcttttccaaactagtctggacttattacagtttttaaagctctggattcccggatccaagtcattgtaaacatattcggctgctttcacagcccgattaaaaccaatcttggactgtgtaatgttaccctgggaaaggtagtccaagattagtgctaattaaaacaatcgcagtagaaacgcttacacacacaaacaaaaaaaaaaaaaaaaaaagcgaataataaaatgatgtatttattacagttacgtggccaaggcgtaaatatgggttccatggtgtaatgatTAGCACTCTGGAcgctgaatccagcgatccgagttcaaatctcggtgggaccttcgttttagtgcattattattcttaagttattaaaaagtgtttcatcgaactgacgtttctcagTTCGTTAAATACTgttaaattcactgcaaagttgtgggatggcaccttttagccataaaatctaaagtataaaaccctcagaaatacttttatttgcttttgtctgcttttgcaacctgtactgaaaaatccaaggtgaccgtaaaaagcttgcagagtacagtacaggtaaaaaggtaaagcgttaataatttttttttgggttgcctttcattctgtatttagcgatagtcaggcacacaaatatgaacaagaacgataggttgcggatgcaaccccggttccctgaaagagaaaataaccatcaacatgagatattgccgtcaggcagcaccggtaggctgagcttttatagcaaagctgccgataggcccccacgccagctgcagtgtaagcccgcccccctgggagcttacttaactgagcgcgcggggatgcacttcctcttttgctcttcaggccgtgaaggcctccagagcgacctcgcagcttgatggttattttctctttcagggaaccggggttgcatccgcaacctatcgttccctttcaagtcgaaaataaccatcaacatgggatacagtgaaCCCTAGCTGttgcgagggaggattctcggcagtaggacagacttacgtcataacgcaactgcgtaggcagtacatctaggcatatgcggagctgcgcctcagcgtctatgctcgtaatgacacctgtcttaaaggtggaacagtcaacaccatgctatcaaccactctatacgtccgcatcctgaggcgtcgtagagtgtaaaacagatgctccaaacagtggagcagaggaatccagtacatttaacctgtaaaacctcatgaaagtatgcggcgtagcccaactggctgccgcgcaaatatcagacaccggcacccctcaaaagagggcccaggatgtcgccatacctttggtagaatgcgccttcaactgccctagtggtggaaggcctgcagattcatacgctaatttaatagcatccactatccagtgggaaaggcgctgtttagacagcggctgacccaaagatctagaaccatggcatatgaacaactgttctgtctgcctcacagtctttgtacggtcaatataacacctcaatgccctcacggggcagagcatgtgtaaccgctcttcctctggggaagaaaaaggaggaggatggaacgccatcaactcgactgactggttcatgtggaacggggatataacctttggtaaaaaggccggattagggcgcatggagaccttagaaccgtctcctgcaaaacgagtacaagaaggatgcactgaaagtgcatgtaactcgctcacgcgttttgctgataccacagccagcaaaaatgcagtcttaatagatatgagcttcatatccacgctgtggagaggctcaaacggtgccttggtaagggcttctagcaccacatcaaggctccacgacggtaaactggtcgttcttggaggccgcaagcgtcttgcgcctttcagaaactgagatgccaaaaaatggcaaccaggtgataaaccgtcaatgcgtacatgacaagccgaaatggcggctaaatacactttaagtgtagaaggagatttcccttcatccagcagtttctgcagaaactgcaatattactgccataggacaggagactgggtcgtggctctcagccagacaccaactctgaaacaactgccacttatacgcatactgcgacctagtagagggcactctcgcactctggatggtcgatatagatgcgctctaccacccgagggtgaagacgccattcgcccgcaagaggacctcctctggacaggagatccgctgcgtaattgactctgcccggcagatgaactgcacgcagagaggctaaacgcggttgagcccagagcaacagccgcgttaccatccggtgaagaccggtggaccgcaatccgccctggcgattgatatacgccactactgtggtgttgtctgaccgcactaacacgtgcttgtctagaagcactggcaagaagtgccaaagggcgaggtccactgctctgagttccagagcgttgatgtgggctgacctccagggtcctgaccacactccacgggtccctgtcccgttccagactgccccccaac from Acipenser ruthenus unplaced genomic scaffold, fAciRut3.2 maternal haplotype, whole genome shotgun sequence encodes:
- the LOC117422831 gene encoding large ribosomal subunit protein mL62-like, producing MLIKHTNRINRSGELIVTSEVSRYQMRNLSDCLQKIRDMIAAASVKHRQPSQEDVALRRYRIDKMNRERLQQKKMHTAVKRSRREEFD